A genomic window from Acidobacteriota bacterium includes:
- a CDS encoding alcohol dehydrogenase catalytic domain-containing protein: MTIQRRALGAHDVLLDILYAGICHSDVHTARG; the protein is encoded by the coding sequence ATGACCATCCAGCGCCGCGCGCTGGGTGCCCACGATGTGCTGCTGGACATCCTCTATGCCGGCATCTGCCACTCGGATGTGCATACCGCGCGTGGTGA